One Manduca sexta isolate Smith_Timp_Sample1 chromosome 26, JHU_Msex_v1.0, whole genome shotgun sequence genomic region harbors:
- the LOC115450989 gene encoding GILT-like protein 1 isoform X2 encodes MKTLLIVCLIALSYGVLAKNKKADDNKVKIAVYYESLCPDSKKFITTQLAPVWRDFRGLVKVKMVPYGKSTHDKINGNWSFICHHGPDECYGNKIQACVLKDRSLLDTEKMEIVICLMGQASPDKSIDTCLNVVNKASESSKLKRCASGEQGDNLLASYGDKTDSVMRPLGFVPTIIINEKFNQSIQDEAFNNLKEVVCRVSPSKPSVC; translated from the exons ATGAAGACCCTGCTAATAGTGTGTTTAATAGCTCTTTCGTACGGCGTGCTCGCTAAGAACAAGAAGGCTGATGACAAcaaa gTTAAAATAGCCGTGTACTATGAATCGTTATGCCCGGACAGCAAGAAGTTCATAACTACACAACTCGCTCCAGTGTGGCGTGACTTCAGAGGTCTAGTTAAAGTCAAAATGGTGCCTTACGGAAAGAGCACg CATGACAAAATCAATGGAAACTGGTCTTTCATTTGTCATCACGGCCCCGACGAGTGTTACGGCAATAAG ATCCAAGCGTGCGTGCTGAAGGACCGCAGCCTTCTCGACACGGAAAAGATGGAGATCGTCATCTGCCTCATGGGCCAGGCCAGTCCTGACAAATCTATTGATACC TGTCTCAACGTTGTCAACAAAGCATCAGAGTCATCCAAATTGAAAAGGTGCGCGTCCGGCGAGCAGGGAGACAACCTCCTCGCCTCTTACGGAGACAAAACCGATAGCGTCATGAGACCACTAGGATTTGTACCGACCATCATTATCAATGAG AAATTCAACCAGTCAATTCAAGACGAAGCTTTTAATAATCTCAAAGAAGTCGTCTGCCGCGTCTCGCCGAGCAAACCTTCAGTTTGTTAG
- the LOC115450989 gene encoding GILT-like protein 1 isoform X1, translated as MKSLFKILISVVRRNKMKTLLIVCLIALSYGVLAKNKKADDNKVKIAVYYESLCPDSKKFITTQLAPVWRDFRGLVKVKMVPYGKSTHDKINGNWSFICHHGPDECYGNKIQACVLKDRSLLDTEKMEIVICLMGQASPDKSIDTCLNVVNKASESSKLKRCASGEQGDNLLASYGDKTDSVMRPLGFVPTIIINEKFNQSIQDEAFNNLKEVVCRVSPSKPSVC; from the exons atgaaaagtttatttaaaatactcatAAGTGTTGTACGTAGG AACAAAATGAAGACCCTGCTAATAGTGTGTTTAATAGCTCTTTCGTACGGCGTGCTCGCTAAGAACAAGAAGGCTGATGACAAcaaa gTTAAAATAGCCGTGTACTATGAATCGTTATGCCCGGACAGCAAGAAGTTCATAACTACACAACTCGCTCCAGTGTGGCGTGACTTCAGAGGTCTAGTTAAAGTCAAAATGGTGCCTTACGGAAAGAGCACg CATGACAAAATCAATGGAAACTGGTCTTTCATTTGTCATCACGGCCCCGACGAGTGTTACGGCAATAAG ATCCAAGCGTGCGTGCTGAAGGACCGCAGCCTTCTCGACACGGAAAAGATGGAGATCGTCATCTGCCTCATGGGCCAGGCCAGTCCTGACAAATCTATTGATACC TGTCTCAACGTTGTCAACAAAGCATCAGAGTCATCCAAATTGAAAAGGTGCGCGTCCGGCGAGCAGGGAGACAACCTCCTCGCCTCTTACGGAGACAAAACCGATAGCGTCATGAGACCACTAGGATTTGTACCGACCATCATTATCAATGAG AAATTCAACCAGTCAATTCAAGACGAAGCTTTTAATAATCTCAAAGAAGTCGTCTGCCGCGTCTCGCCGAGCAAACCTTCAGTTTGTTAG
- the LOC115450993 gene encoding sorting nexin-7: MASESSSAVLDLNDADTEDTEAASVTDEALEVVPLIMEHGYDIAVKVDAPMKQLSTLETFVTYRVRCVCARWAAPPYVRRRYNHFKLLHKRLSAAHPLIAAPPLPPLHSARQQLDRYSPSFVAIRTLALNAFLDRVAKHPILTHSEDFRIFLTTPDDELDKVFKSDSSAMNLWGLSNALSYGGGESKATNGARVKDPEFSAAVDYLLSLQQKLTTLCTLTNKLYKGTAGLNTEYMNMKRACDAWSASARGRCGRAAGAAAAGAGGAAAARVGRAAHHKALLPLLAAYAHAHVDKIRQRDALHAAFVSGTSSTDDLHNKVEQATEALRAELADWRPKTNEQVKSLLLSLAERQVALHSQSLASWEHALALSANTQDLFKTVSKSAVTLVQDNDTDVDSDRSGLIDD, translated from the exons ATGGCCAGTGAAAGCAGCTCTGCAGTTTTGGATCTTAATGACGCCGACACGGAGGACACTGAGGCTGCCAGCGTCACGGACGAGGCTCTGGAAGTAGTGCCTCTCATCATGGAACATGGCTATGATATTGCTGTAAAG GTGGATGCCCCAATGAAGCAATTGTCTACCCTGGAAACTTTTGTAACGTACCGCGTGAGGTGCGTGTGCGCACGATGGGCAGCGCCACCTTACGTCAGGCGAAGATACAACCATTTTAAG TTGCTCCACAAGCGTCTGTCGGCCGCCCACCCGCTGATCGCGGCGCCGCCCTTGCCGCCTCTCCACTCGGCGCGGCAACAACTCGACAGATACTCGCCTTCCTTCGTCGCCATCAGGACGTTGGCGCTGAACGCGTTCTTGG ATCGTGTCGCAAAGCATCCCATACTTACACATAGTGAAGACTTTAGAATCTtcctcactacacctgatgatgAACTGGACAAG GTGTTCAAAAGCGACAGTAGCGCGATGAATTTATGGGGCCTCAGCAATGCGCTGTCGTATGGCGGCGGTGAATCCAAAGCTACCAATGGTGCTAG agtaAAAGATCCCGAGTTTTCGGCGGCGGTGGATTATTTGCTGTCTTTGCAACAGAAGCTAACAACCTTATGCACATTAACTAACAAACTATACAAAGGCACGGCGGGACTTAATACCGAATATATGAA TATGAAGCGCGCGTGCGACGCGTGGAGCGCGAGCGCGCGCGGGCGGTgcgggcgcgcggcgggcgcggcggcggcgggcgcggggggcgcggcggCCGCGCGCGTGGGGCGCGCCGCGCACCACAAGGCGCTGCTGCCGCTGCTCGCCGCCTACGCGCACGCGCACGTCGACAAGATACGACAGCGGGACGCGCTGCACG CGGCGTTCGTGTCTGGGACCAGCTCTACTGACGACCTTCACAACAA GGTCGAGCAAGCGACAGAAGCTCTGCGGGCCGAATTAGCCGATTGGCGACCGAAGACCAATGAGCAAGTGAAATCGCTCCTCCTTTCCTTAGCAGAAAGACAAGTCGCTCTACATTCCCAGTCGCTGGCAAGTTGGGAACACGCGCTAGCACTGTCTGCCAACACGCAGGATCTGTTCAAGACAGTGTCGAAGAGCGCAGTAACACTCGTCCAAGACAATGACACCGATGTGGACAGTGACCGATCGGGCCTGATCGATGACTGA
- the LOC115450987 gene encoding cyclin-dependent kinase 9 → MQGVSAPREPTQQVISTTSTILNMREKEKYIEDFDFPFCDESSKYEKVAKIGQGTFGEVFKARARNSSKKFVAMKKVLMDNEKEGFPITALREIKILQLLKHENVVNLIEICRTKATLHNKYRSTFYLVFDFCEHDLAGLLSNVNVKFSLGEIKKVMQQLLNGLYYIHSNKILHRDMKAANVLITKNGILKLADFGLARAFSVAKSGQANKYTNRVVTLWYRPPELLLGDRNYGPPVDMWGAGCIMAEMWTRSPIMQGPTEQQQLILISQLCGSCTPDVWPGVENLDLYNKMELPKGQKRKVKERLKPYVKDPYGCDLLDKLLQLDPAKRYDADTALNHDFFWTDPMPCDLANMLAQHTQSMFEYLAPPRRPGHLRHHHHVAGAQAKPTQPVQDSGYQDRVF, encoded by the exons ATGCAAGGCGTGAGTGCTCCTCGTGAGCCCACGCAACAAGTAATTAGCACAACTTCTACTATTCTCAATATGagggaaaaagaaaaatatatagaagaCTTCGATTTTCCTTTTTGCGATGAATCTTCTAAATACGAAAAAGTCGCGAAAATCGGCCAGGGAACCTTCGGCGAAGTATTTAAAGCGCGCGCAAGAAACAGTAGCAAAAAATTCGTAGCCATGAAGAAAGTGCTGATGGACAACGAAAAAGAAGGTTTCCCAATCACAGCGCTGAGAGAAATTAAAATTCTACAACTTTTGAAACACGAAAACGTCGTAAACCTAATAGAAATATGCAGAACCAAAGCAACATTGCATAACAAGTACAGATCTACATTTTACCTTGTCTTTGATTTTTGCGAACATGACCTGGCAGGCTTACTGTCTAATGTTAATGTGAAATTTAGTCTTGGTGAGATAAAAAAGGTCATGCAGCAGTTATTAAATGGTCTCTATTACATACACAgcaataaaatacttcatagaGATATGAAAGCTGCAAATGTTTTGATTACAAAAAATGGTATACTCAAACTTGCTGACTTCGGTTTGGCTCGCGCCTTCAGCGTTGCCAAGTCTGGTCAGGCAAACAAATATACTAACAGGGTGGTTACTCTTTGGTACAGGCCTCCAGAACTACTTCTAG GTGATCGCAACTATGGACCACCTGTAGACATGTGGGGCGCAGGCTGCATCATGGCCGAGATGTGGACACGGTCACCAATCATGCAG GGTCCCACAGAACAGCAGCAGTTGATCCTAATATCACAGCTGTGTGGCTCGTGTACCCCAGATGTCTGGCCCGGTGTCGAAAACCTTGACCTCTACAACAAGATGGAATTACCCAAGGGCCAAAAGAGGAAAGTTAAG GAACGTCTAAAGCCTTATGTGAAGGATCCTTATGGTTGTGATTTGTTAGACAAGTTACTTCAACTGGATCCGGCTAAGAG GTATGACGCCGATACGGCACTGAACCATGACTTCTTCTGGACTGATCCGATGCCGTGCGACCTCGCCAACATGTTGGCCCAGCACACGCAGAGCATGTTCGAGTACCTGGCGCCACCGCGGCGGCCGGGCCACCTGCGGCATCACCACCACGTGGCGGGCGCCCAAGCCAAGCCCACCCAGCCCGTGCAGGACTCCGGCTATCAGGACCGCGTGTTCTAA
- the LOC115450988 gene encoding zinc finger Y-chromosomal protein 2, whose protein sequence is MAKSRCFLGCDEDNPIYFGFPTSRAKYKKWLSLMNKTGNVTPDDVLCHRHFATSDYERIRGKFRLKKNVMPSLLLTGESETTATTITISSESAQDKSSTPEQDSRIDTGEKPPDDSTQKPPDKLVDNGETAESTSKTKPSEVAEDSLNKSCEQNNKSDSDSSSSVICNSEDSVLSESNVKTVHRPQTPDAGQDIEDIITNYHIRNKKPNKLVSPPREIESPVIEVACQTEPPKEPDPVFIEVSVDQDPNASNPEAGSQDCLMLLESLQVEVDPTMLLLPERDEDDDSDDDVQEVERKDDPISLVTSSDEDEVIIQEPEIDTVEVSSGSDEDDVPLVKLVKKKPKEGRKKKSNYRPPANIAKIMWGLCEYYCLQCKYNTTSKSDYTRHLKHHETVLHICQICGYTTSSKQQFWRHKRKHKAEKRFKCHLCEYKARHSMSLVYHLKSHDRKNGVECGKCGLYFIEKRNAARHLKNCTGKGKVYPCKLCSYMTKRLSDLRRHVNSIHGDDDVDYIPSYYVFHFTLYSCINFSILLNF, encoded by the exons atggCGAAGTCTCGCTGCTTTCTTGGTTGTGATGAGGATAATCCTATATACTTTgg CTTCCCGACAAGCCGCGCGAAGTACAAGAAATGGCTCAGTCTGATGAACAAGACCGGCAACGTGACGCCCGACGACGTGCTGTGTCACCGACATTTTGCCACGAGCGACTACGAGCGCATCAGGGGCAAGTTCAGGCTCAAGAAGAACGTGATGCCATCGCTGCTGCTCACTGGAGAG TCAGAAACTACAGCAACCACAATTACCATTAGCAGCGAATCAGCACAAGACAAATCAAGTACACCAGAACAGGATTCCAGAATTGACACGGGGGAAAAGCCCCCAGATGACTCCACTCAGAAACCCCCCGACAAACTTGTAGACAACGGAGAAACTGCAGAAAGTACATCTAAAACAAAACCAAGTGAGGTCGCAGaagattctttaaataaatcttgCGAACAGAACAACAAAAGTGACAGTGATAGTTCCAGTAGCGTAATATGTAATTCAGAAGACAGCGTACTATCTGAAAGCAATGTTAAGACCGTCCA CCGACCTCAAACTCCCGACGCCGGACAAGACATAGAGGATATAATAACCAACTATCACATACGAAACAAGAAACCCAACAAGTTAGTGAGTCCTCCGCGCGAAATCGAGTCCCCTGTTATAGAGGTGGCTTGTCAGACAGAACCTCCAAAGGAGCCCGATCCTGTCTTCATAGAGGTGTCGGTTGACCAAG ATCCAAATGCGTCAAACCCTGAAGCTGGTAGCCAAGATTGTCTGATGCTGTTGGAGAGTCTCCAGGTGGAAGTGGATCCCACCATGCTGCTGTTGCCCGAACGCGATGAAGATGACGATTCCGATGACGATGTGCAGGAAGTAGAGAG GAAAGATGATCCAATAAGCTTAGTGACCTCAAGCGACGAGGACGAGGTCATTATACAAGAGCCGGAAATCGACACCGTGGAGGTATCATCGGGTTCCGACGAAGATGACGTACCACTCGTCAAACTCGTCAAGAAAAAGCCGAAAGAAGGACGAAAAAAAAAGTCTAACTACAGGCCTCCCGCCAACATTGCCAAAATAATGTGGGGTCTGTGCGAGTATTATTGTCTACAGTGCAAGTATAATACGACGAGTAAAAGCGATTATACGCGGCACCTAAAACACCATGAGACTGTTCTCCACATTTGCCAAATTTGTGGATATACGACATCCAGTAAACAACAGTTTTGGAGGCACAAACGGAAACACAAAGCCGAAAAGCGATTCAAATGTCACTTGTGCGAATACAAGGCCCGCCACAGCATGAGCCTAGTCTACCATCTCAAGTCTCACGACAGGAAGAATGGAGTGGAGTGCGGGAAGTGTGGACTTTACTTTATAGAGAAGAGGAATGCGGCGAGGCATCTCAAGAATTGCACGGGGAAGGGAAAGGTCTATCCCTGCAAGTTATGTTCGTACATGACCAAACGGCTTTCTGATTTGCGACGCCATGTGAACAGCATTCATGGAGATGATGATGTAGATTATATACCATCGTATTATGTGTTTCATTTTACCCTTTATTCCTGTATTAATTTTTCTATACTACTTAACTTTTGA